A genomic stretch from Telopea speciosissima isolate NSW1024214 ecotype Mountain lineage chromosome 7, Tspe_v1, whole genome shotgun sequence includes:
- the LOC122667386 gene encoding centromere-associated protein E-like, producing MSRIPKRKVEKVKVKVVFRLQFHTTHIPQTGWDKLFVSFIPADSGKATAKTTKASVRNGTCKWADPIYETTRLLQDPRTREYDEKMYKLVVAMGSSRSSFVGEANINLADYADASKPCAVSLPLNCCDSGAVLHVTVQLLTSKTGFREFEQQRKLREKGFQMLTKQNIHDEPVQKLLASTEMANDQVNVRERFNSESRELPSLEEEVLNEEYTVSAVGIDGSSNMSESIYAEKHDTSSMHEIDSLNSTFSGEIGGLPPSQSHQPEKRDLSDHQSLQPGSSDWGQGWSSDYSLDNDFTTAYEENSQLRESLELAESSILELELLVSTLQSHADELGAETQKFSEQLAAEIASGESLAKEVSLLKSESSKFKFDFEQLKHSRSSRQITNKEMIEKEHNHLLLDVQVKWMQSLLVMEDKLREVQNKSRVRYSDCDSSFLYPDLEALQCILQNLKQEATEVASAINLLPMEEADIKGIGAMTAQRPEHFITVDGENGLEVFDANHPQSEGMLHHLCRSGQISGESGPIDVTSATEVKFCELLKELEESKAERESLAQKMGQMECYNEALVHGLEENQKQMLGELQSLRNEHSNCLYTISSCKTQMETMIQDMNDQFLRFAEDRQNLESLNKELERRSITSETALRRACLNYSVAVDQLQKDLELLSFQVLSMFETNENLIRQAFAEGSQLFFQEYLETVDKVDAPFLDQHKTPTQGNQAVVKESEKKENAIPSDQLIQFRKVLTEKKSLATCTDLIADPRITLDHMDLVGCPKDELPGRETTLESKLDFLESENAKLLLFQNLNSNPRKQLFGGEILLEDLKKLFHFEEDRYQMVEAELNKMYVVNMHLDVLSKVLQETLHETCDSFRFMTEKIDELAWQLEHSTESKELLMRQLETALDDVNTLSEYKASCVTKCNDLALQNQILAENLESISNESCLLTQKIVEYEGLVMESRSYKSKYSACTAENLELANLLKQETLEKANLLNEVSSLQEELTAVKVEFDKQDSVRDNLEKTVIFLQDKLGDLISTILSYGEQLNAPVQGKSLQKDWGNNDLIHNVLHLGELQKKTCEKIIQVTQEKKAIEEERDIAQRSLIGTETEIFSMKQKFASEIRGMVTGLALSHAHVEKLQLELEAFANRLKFSSEAEEKYAKQNQVLFSKVESLEVELQHVITESGDLAKRIMALESVNEELERTRLSVVNFREENQALVTSLAAGNEESVKLAVEFDSVKESLRCVNAELNFEKGIRAELEGTVADLTARLNEKHDQLFRFDQQKAALLNLEQLVSDLELEKSRVGGLLLHSELCLKEADENASSLRIQATELETCLAEVFEYLLASDIEIIFTRNQFQTRMQELFQQLESFDKCHEELSMKHLDVLTSLNRHIAIEGQYVEENSRLLTALESLKSELETLVTERKVLLDKDRVSSAELEKFKTKATLAETGDDINDNQCCELEVEQLKRMIYIFEEEINSLRSSRDELEVTLTVFRAKLFERYAQISLLEDHGDELMMLRNQHNELTHKLSKQVLKTEEFKNLAFHLKELKDEADAECILAREKRESERLSVTMQESLSIAFIRDQCETNMQDLRNQLYISKKHGEEMLLKLQDALDEVENRKKSEASHIKRNEELSLKILELETELQSVLSGKTEMVKAYDRMKAELEYSSISLDHWKEDKQKVEASLQECEEEKSRIAAELSSMRKQLRSALNITIREEGNSGPGIGRCISSEKFMDVKQEASLEGDQVEDVCQLSCNESSQSSSQMTLQSIEFPALSFGFVVLGSPMPMGEIIQNNGKNVALISDHFKAQSLKFSMDLLQKELKRIKNENLASSLPYDDHQCEPAFPGLQKELLQLHKANEQLGSLFPLFNKFSTSGNALERVIALEIEFAEALQATKRSSVHFQSSFLKQHSDEETMLQSFRDINELIKDMLELKGRYRRVENKLKEMHDRYSEV from the exons ATGTCAAGGATTCCTAAGAGGAAGGTTGAGAAGGTGAAAGTAAAAGTGGTTTTTCGGTTGCAGTTCCACACGACACAT ATTCCACAAACTGGATGGGATAAATTATTTGTATCTTTCATTCCTGCTGATTCTGGAAAGGCAACGGCAAAGACAACCAAAGCTAGTGTCAGAAATGGGACATGCAAATGGGCAGATCCTATCTATGAGACAACAAGACTTCTCCAAGATCCAAGAACCagagaatatgatgaaaagatgTATAAACTTGTTGTGGCAATG GGTTCTTCTCGGTCCAGCTTCGTTGGTGAGGCTAACATCAACCTTGCTGATTATGCTGATGCATCAAAGCCTTGTGCTGTTTCTCTGCCTCTTAATTGTTGCGACTCGGGAGCTGTTTTACAT GTCACAGTCCAGCTGCTTACTTCTAAAACAGGGTTCAG AGAATTTGAGCAGCAAAGGAAGCTTAGAGAGAAGGGGTTCCAGATGTTGACCAAGCAGAATATTCATGATGAACCTGTTCAAAAGTTATTAGCTTCCACAGAGATGGCCAATGATCAG GtcaatgtgagagagagattcaatTCAGAATCTAGGGAGCTTCCTTCgcttgaggaggaggtgttGAATGAAGAGTACACAGTCTCAGCTGTGGGAATTGATGGCTCATCTAACATGTCGGAGAGCATTTATGCTGAGAAGCATGATACATCTAGCATGCATGAAATTGATAGCCTCAATAGCACATTTTCTGGTGAAATAGGTGGGCTTCCCCCGAGTCAAAGCCATCAACCTGAGAAAAGGGACCTCTCTGATCATCAGAGTTTGCAACCGGGGAGCAGTGACTGGGGCCAGGGCTGGAGTTCAGATTATTCCTTGGATAATGACTTTACAACTGCTTATGAAGAAAATAGTCAACTTAGAGAGAGCTTGGAATTGGCTGAGTCTTCTATCTTAGAGCTTGAGCTTCTAGTAAGCACTTTACAAAGTCATGCAGATGAATTAGGTGCTGAAACACAAAAGTTTTCTGAGCAGCTTGCTGCCGAAATTGCTTCTGGAGAAAGTTTGGCAAAAGAAGTTTCCTTGCTGAAATCAGAgagttcaaagttcaaatttgattttgaacAGCTTAAGCATTCTAGATCAAGCCGTCAGATAACCAATAAGGAGATGATTGAGAAAGAGCACAATCACCTATTACTGGATGTGCAAGTGAAATGGATGCAGAGTCTTTTGGTTATGGAGGATAAACTAAGGGAGGTCCAAAATAAATCACGCGTCAGGTACAGTGATTGTGATTCCAGTTTCCTCTACCCAGATTTAGAGGCATTGCAATGCATCCTGCAGAATCTTAAACAAGAAGCCACAGAAGTAGCTTCTGCGATAAATCTACTACCAATGGAAGAAGCAGATATAAAGGGTATTGGAGCAATGACTGCACAGAGACCTGAACATTTTATTACTGTTGATGGGGAAAATGGGTTAGAGGTTTTTGATGCCAACCATCCTCAATCTGAAGGTATGCTTCACCACTTATGCAGATCTGGTCAAATTTCTGGGGAATCCGGACCTATTGATGTTACATCTGCAACAGAAGTCAAATTTTGTGAACTTCTAAAGGAGTTAGAAGAGTCAAAAGCTGAACGGGAAAGCCTTGCACAGAAAATGGGTCAGATGGAGTGCTACAATGAAGCTCTTGTTCATGGGCTTGAGGAAAATCAGAAGCAAATGCTGGGAGAGTTGCAGAGCCTCAGAAATGAGCACTCTAATTGCCTGTACACAATTTCTTCCTGTAAAACTCAGATGGAAACAATGATCCAAGATATGAATGATCAGTTCTTAAGGTTTGCCGAGGACAGGCAGAACTTGGAGTCTCTTAATAAGGAGCTTGAGAGAAGAAGTATCACCTCAGAAACAGCACTCAGAAGGGCCTGCTTAAATTATTCTGTCGCAGTGGATCAGTTACAAAAGGACCTTGAACTGCTTTCTTTCCAGGTATTGTCCATGTTTGAGACGAATGAAAACCTCATCAGGCAAGCTTTTGCAGAAGGTTCACAACTCTTTTTTCAGGAGTACCTGGAAACAGTGGATAAGGTTGATGCACCTTTCCTAGATCAGCATAAAACACCCACTCAAGGAAATCAAGCAGTGGTCAAGGAAAgtgagaaaaaagagaatgcaATCCCTTCTGACCAGCTGATTCAATTTAGGAAAGTTCTTACAGAAAAGAAGAGTTTGGCAACATGCACTGATTTAATTGCTGATCCAAGGATAACTTTGGATCATATGGACCTTGTGGGCTGCCCAAAGGATGAGCTTCCTGGCAGGGAGACTACCCTTGAGTCCAAGCTGGATTTTCTGGAATCTGAAAATGCAAAACTGCTGCTGTTTCAGAACCTGAATTCAAATCCAAGAAAACAGTTATTTGGTGGTGAGATTCTTTTGGAGGACTTAAAGAAATTGTTTCACTTCGAGGAAGATCGTTATCAGATGGTCGAAGCTGAACTTAATAAGATGTATGTGGTCAACATGCATTTGGACGTGCTTTCAAAGGTTCTGCAAGAAACATTGCATGAAACATGTGATAGCTTCAGGTTTATGACAGAGAAGATAGATGAATTGGCATGGCAGCTTGAACATTCAACTGAGTCTAAAGAATTATTGATGCGTCAACTGGAAACCGCACTGGATGATGTAAACACACTCAGCGAGTACAAGGCTAGTTGTGTCACCAAATGCAATGACTTGGCTTTGCAAAACCAAATTCTAGCAGAAAACTTGGAATCCATTTCCAATGAAAGTTGTCTTCTGACTCAAAAGATCGTGGAATATGAAGGATTAGTGATGGAATCCAGAAGCTACAAAAGCAAATATTCAGCATGCACTGCAGAAAACTTGGAACTAGCAAATTTATTAAAACAGGAAACTTTGGAGAAAGCAAATCTTCTCAATGAAGTAAGTTCTTTGCAAGAAGAATTGACTGCTGTCAAGGTTGAATTTGATAAGCAAGATTCTGTTAGGGACAATCTGGAAAAAACTGTCATCTTTCTGCAAGATAAGTTGGGGGATCTGATATCAACCATTCTGTCCTACGGTGAGCAACTCAATGCACCCGTTCAAGGTAAATCTCTGCAGAAGGACTGGGGAAACAATGATTTAATCCATAACGTCTTACATTTGGGAGAGCTTCAGAAGAAAACATGTGAAAAGATTATTCAAGTCACCCAAGAGAAAAAGGCTATAGAGGAAGAAAGGGATATTGCTCAAAGGTCATTAATTGGCACAGAGACAGAAATTTTCAGCATGAAGCAGAAGTTTGCATCTGAAATACGAGGCATGGTGACTGGACTAGCTCTCTCCCATGCTCATGTTGAAAAGCTTCAGCTAGAGCTTGAAGCTTTTGCCAACAGACTCAAATTTAGCTCAGAAGCTGAAGAAAAATATGCAAAGCAGAACCAAGTACTCTTCTCAAAAGTGGAATCATTGGAAGTTGAGCTGCAACATGTTATTACTGAGAGCGGAGATCTTGCCAAAAGAATTATGGCCTTGGAAAGTGTGAATGAGGAGCTTGAGAGAACTAGGTTGTCTGTTGTTAATTTTAGAGAAGAAAACCAAGCATTAGTGACATCCTTAGCAGCTGGCAATGAGGAATCTGTCAAGCTGGCAGTGGAGTTTGATAGTGTAAAAGAAAGTTTGAGGTGTGTGAATGCTGAATTGAACTTTGAGAAAGGCATCAGAGCTGAACTAGAGGGCACAGTAGCAGATCTTACTGCCCGATTGAATGAGAAACATGACCAACTGTTTCGTTTTGATCAGCAGAAAGCCGCACTACTCAATCTAGAACAACTAGTGTCTGATCTAGAATTAGAAAAATCAAGAGTTGGTGGTCTTTTGTTGCATAGTGAGCTATGCTTAAAAGAGGCTGATGAAAATGCTTCATCATTGCGCATCCAAGCAACTGAACTGGAAACTTGCCTTGCAGAAGTATTTGAGTATTTGTTAGCTTCCGATATTGAaatcattttcacaagaaatcagtTCCAGACCAGGATGCAGGAACTTTTTCAGCAACTTGAATCTTTTGATAAGTGCCATGAGGAACTCTCTATGAAGCATCTTGATGTATTGACCTCACTGAATAGGCATATTGCTATTGAGGGACAGTATGTTGAAGAAAATTCTCGACTGTTGACAGCTCTTGAATCACTAAAGTCTGAGTTAGAAACCTTGGTTACTGAGAGAAAAGTTCTTCTCGATAAAGACAGAGTAAGTTCGGCTGAACTTGAGAAATTTAAGACTAAAGCTACACTTGCAGAAACCGGTGATGATATCAATGATAATCAGTGTTGTGAGCTTGAGGTTGAACAATTGAAACGCATGATATATATTTTTGAAGAAGAGATTAATAGTCTGAGATCCTCCAGGGATGAACTGGAAGTCACACTTACAGTTTTCAGAGCCAAGTTATTCGAACGATATGCTCAGATATCATTGCTGGAGGACCATGGTGACGAACTGATGATGCTACGGAACCAGCACAATGAGCTGACTCACAAGCTTTCGAAGCAAGTTTTGAAGACAGAAGAGTTCAAGAACCTTGCCTTCCATTTAAAGGAACTTAAAGACGAGGCTGATGCTGAGTGTATCCTTGCtcgagaaaaaagagaaagtgaaagaCTGTCAGTCACAATGCAAGAGTCCCTGAGCATTGCTTTTATCCGAGATCAGTGTGAGACAAACATGCAAGATCTGAGAAACCAGCTATATATTTCCAAGAAGCATGGGGAAGAGATGCTGTTGAAACTGCAAGATGCCCTTGATGAGGTTGAGAATAGGAAGAAAAGTGAAGCTTCTCACATAAAGAGAAATGAAGAGCTGTCATTGAAAATCTTGGAATTAGAAACTGAGTTGCAGTCAGTGCTTTCTGGCAAGACAGAAATGGTCAAGGCTTATGACAGAATGAAAGCTGAACTGGAGTATTCATCAATAAGCCTTGACCATTGGAAAGAAGATAAACAAAAGGTTGAAGCTTCCTTACAAGAATGTGAGGAGGAAAAGTCTAGAATTGCGGCTGAGCTTAGCTCTATGAGAAAGCAGCTGAGAAGTGCATTGAATATCACTATACGAGAGGAAGGAAATTCTGGACCAGGCATTGGGAGATGTATATCCAGTGAGAAATTTATGGATGTTAAACAAGAAGCATCATTGGAGGGTGATCAAGTAGAAGATGTGTGCCAACTTTCTTGCAATGAAAGTAGCCAGTCAAGTTCACAGATGACATTGCAATCCATAGAG TTTCCTGCTTTGTCATTTGGCTTTGT TGTGCTGGGTAGCCCAATGCCTATGGGtgaaataattcaaaataatggGAAGAATGTAGCTCTTATCAGTGACCATTTCAAAGCCCAAAGCTTGAAGTTTAGTATGGATCTCCTACAGAAGGAG ttgaaaagaataaaaaatgaaaatttggcTTCATCTCTTCCATATGATGACCATCAATGTGAACCTGCTTTTCCGGGTCTACAAAAAGAACTGTTGCAATTACACAAG GCAAATGAACAACTAGGGAGCTTATTCCCCTTATTTAATAAATTTTCCACAAGTGGAAATGCATTAGAAAGGGTAATTGCATTGGAAATTGAGTTTGCAGAAGCATTGCAAGCAACGAAAAGGTCAAGTGTCCATTTCCAGAG